AAACCAGCTGGTCCTGCATCCAGCATCCGCCGAACGACTTTAAGTTGACGCTCCGAAAGTGCTTCGCGGTATCGGTCAAAGAATCGGGCCTTCTTCAGCACAAAGTCGATGCGCGCCTGCGATTCGTCTAAGGCTCGCAACAGCAGATCGACAAAGTAACGTAGCCAGTCGGTCACCTCGTTGCTACGTTGTGCGCGTTGCAATGCCGTATAATAACTCGTTTTGTCGGCTTCAATTGCCTGAGAAAGACTCATTAACAACGGACGCCCCGCTCCCTGAAACAAGGCCTTTTCTGCCACTGCGCGCCCGACCCGACCATTGCCATCCTCGAAAGGATGGATCGACTCAAAATAAAGGTGAGCCAGCCCTGCGCGTATCGGTGCATGACGAATCTGATCGCGACTCGTATTAAACCATTCCACAAAGCCTTTGATTTCAGCGGGCACTAAGTCTGAAGGGGGCGCTTCGTAGAGCACTCTCGGCTCCCCTAAGGTCAATTCAACGACCTGCATCGGCTCCACATGCGAGCGCCACTGGCCGATCGCCATATTGTTTGCGCCCTGCATTAATACACGGTGCCAATCCAGTAAAACGGAGCCTGAGAGATCCGCAGCCCAGTCGGAGCGCACTGCCAGCATCAATTCTGCCGCACCTGCCGAAGCTCGATCACGCACAGGCTGATGCGGGTAATTGAGCCCCAAGCCATTACGAATCGAAGACGCCACATCGGGGCGACTTAGGACGGCTCCCTCAATCTCAGAAGTCTTTAGAGCCTCCACAATCATCAGATCCGCGATGGCATTGTTTTGCTCGCTTTCGGGCAAAGCCTGGACAGAGCCACTTACGAGGCCCGCACGATCCACAAAATCGAGCAAAGACGCTTCCAACTCGCCCAATTCGTAGCGAAATTCCGGCCAGTCTGGCAGTTGCCAATGATACTCCATGAGCTGAATATGGCACTTATTCGGCTCATGTAAACTACAATAATGAGCCGAATATACACACTAATCGGCTCATTAGAACCAAGCCGATAGGCACAAGCGATGAATTTCCTGAACACCATGCCAACCAAAACACCGATGCGCCGCGAGACGCGGCTGCGCTACCTGAAATTCAGAGCCCAGACGCCACTTTGCAAACCCAGGAAATTCGTCATCGCTTCGATTTCGGCTTCCAATGCACGGCGAAATTTCAATGAGCTTGTCGGTTCACTGACGTATCCGATCTCTACCTGAAGCCGCTCATCGACCACCTTGGCATTTGCCCAACCGATTACCTTTTCCCTCCAAAGCAATGGCATGGCATAGTAGCCCCGTTCACGTTTGGATGCGGGGACGTAAGCCTCAAAGCGGTAGCTCCAGCCCCACAGCTGCTCGAAGCGTTGACGGTTCCGAACGAGCGGATCAAAGGGAGCGAGAATCCGCACCCTGTCGGGGACTGCATCCGACTGCCAATGGTCGGGCTGCAAAAGATACCTGAGCCCGTCCACCTCGACCTCGGCGAGCTGCCCCGAGGCGACCAGTTGATCGACGATCCCTTCCCTCTCTTTACGCTTGGGCACGAGGTGCGTGAGGCTTTTAAGTTCCGAGAGTAAAAAGGACTTCGTCGTTGGGCCAAAGACCTGAGCCGTCGTCATGGCTAAGCGCGCATAGCGAGCCTCCGGATTCGCTTCTTTTGGGCGCGAGTGCTCAGCCGCTGCGTAAATCCTGACGCCTTTCTGGCGGCGACTGATTCGCAAATGCCCCTCGTCGTGCAAGTCCTCCAAAACGCGCTTGGTCGCTTGCGATTGACCGCCCCAATAATTGGTCACCGAACGCGACCCGAAACTTTCAGCTAGTGCCCGAGGGTGAACCTCTCCGTGCTTTTTAACGAAGGCCAGCACTTGGCGCTCCAGCGCTTTCAACTTCCCGACTGGTGG
The nucleotide sequence above comes from Coraliomargarita algicola. Encoded proteins:
- a CDS encoding Fic family protein, coding for MEYHWQLPDWPEFRYELGELEASLLDFVDRAGLVSGSVQALPESEQNNAIADLMIVEALKTSEIEGAVLSRPDVASSIRNGLGLNYPHQPVRDRASAGAAELMLAVRSDWAADLSGSVLLDWHRVLMQGANNMAIGQWRSHVEPMQVVELTLGEPRVLYEAPPSDLVPAEIKGFVEWFNTSRDQIRHAPIRAGLAHLYFESIHPFEDGNGRVGRAVAEKALFQGAGRPLLMSLSQAIEADKTSYYTALQRAQRSNEVTDWLRYFVDLLLRALDESQARIDFVLKKARFFDRYREALSERQLKVVRRMLDAGPAGFEGGVNASKYQRLTGVSKPTATRDLQELLQQGVLTSIGGGRSTRYEVNL
- a CDS encoding DNA glycosylase AlkZ-like family protein → MSPLKIQLQAFRRRVVAGSFPQYSDLAAGLRGLRFVQADPIRSPARAQDLMLRHRVDAYVSGDLEETYPQLDAEEGYLFAYGFMQPKVWQDLHTKPPVGKLKALERQVLAFVKKHGEVHPRALAESFGSRSVTNYWGGQSQATKRVLEDLHDEGHLRISRRQKGVRIYAAAEHSRPKEANPEARYARLAMTTAQVFGPTTKSFLLSELKSLTHLVPKRKEREGIVDQLVASGQLAEVEVDGLRYLLQPDHWQSDAVPDRVRILAPFDPLVRNRQRFEQLWGWSYRFEAYVPASKRERGYYAMPLLWREKVIGWANAKVVDERLQVEIGYVSEPTSSLKFRRALEAEIEAMTNFLGLQSGVWALNFR